Proteins from one Bombyx mori chromosome 25, ASM3026992v2 genomic window:
- the LOC101744400 gene encoding protein NDRG3 — protein MPTSVHENVALLNMMSSDNYEDDLKSVQLHFPSERRLQSDGACVEERVRTSRGDILVAVRGDRSKRAIITYHDLGLNYAANFQAFFNFVDMRSILEQFCIYHVNAPGQEEGSPTLPEDYTYPSMDALASQIDFVLGHFGIRSFIGFGVGAGANILSRYAIINPQKVDALVLINCTSTQAGWTEWLYQKINTRQLRANGMTQGALDYLMWHHFGRSTEDRNHDLAQVYKDCFSHVNPVNLSLFIDSYLRRTDLSIARDSNTLKVPVLNVTGALSPHVDDTVTFNGRLDPAKTSWFSISDSGMVLEEQPSKIAEAFKLFLQGEGYLR, from the coding sequence atgccgaCATCCGTGCACGAAAACGTTGCTCTCCTCAACATGATGTCTTCGGATAATTACGAAGACGATCTCAAAAGTGTTCAACTGCATTTTCCATCCGAAAGACGTTTGCAAAGTGACGGCGCATGCGTGGAGGAGAGGGTGCGGACTTCCCGCGGCGACATCCTCGTTGCCGTACGAGGGGACCGCAGCAAACGAGCTATAATTACTTATCATGACCTTGGACTCAATTATGCCGCCAACTTTCAGGCGTTCTTTAACTTCGTCGATATGAGATCAATTCTGGAACAATTTTGCATCTACCACGTAAACGCTCCTGGCCAAGAAGAGGGATCTCCGACTCTACCCGAGGATTACACCTATCCTAGCATGGACGCTCTGGCGTCTCAGATCGACTTCGTCTTGGGTCATTTTGGTATACGATCTTTCATCGGTTTCGGAGTGGGTGCCGGAGCGAACATATTATCGCGTTATGCCATCATCAACCCCCAAAAAGTAGATGCTTTAGTGCTCATTAACTGCACCTCTACCCAAGCGGGTTGGACCGAGTGGCTGTaccaaaaaattaatacaagaCAACTGCGCGCTAACGGAATGACTCAAGGCGCGCTGGACTACCTGATGTGGCACCACTTCGGTCGAAGCACGGAGGATCGCAACCATGACCTCGCTCAAGTATACAAAGATTGCTTTTCTCATGTGAACCCTGTCAATTTGTCATTGTTCATCGACAGCTACTTACGGCGCACGGACCTGAGTATAGCGCGCGATTCAAACACACTGAAGGTGCCAGTTCTAAATGTGACCGGCGCTTTGTCGCCTCATGTCGATGATACGGTGACATTTAACGGGCGACTAGATCCCGCTAAGACGTCGTGGTTTAGCATTTCCGATAGTGGAATGGTATTGGAAGAGCAGCCAAGTAAGATAGCTGAGGCGTTCAAGTTGTTTCTCCAGGGCGAAGGGTACTTGAGGTAG